In Pseudoliparis swirei isolate HS2019 ecotype Mariana Trench chromosome 11, NWPU_hadal_v1, whole genome shotgun sequence, a genomic segment contains:
- the luzp1 gene encoding leucine zipper protein 1 isoform X2, whose product MSDHKDVTHRHLRHKLQNLSRRLDELEEATNKLQKSEDELLDLQDKVIQGEGSNSSLLGDVEDLRKRLLKIQGKDEEVRKAEDLCRTVRVKLEEEESLTKELKAEIESLQRRMAELEKLEEAFGKSKSDCSQLCLSLNEEKNLTKKLSSELEALKARLKEVEGSETKLDRAEQALAMDLEKLKGFTQTFISERKRLVEKQREDEKIILKLTEKLEHQKNCLGLAADPGRADFMRSRIEDELSSTGLLTSKLAGCKKSLEYLKLADDNISLVNKSENEKNSGLEGSQDEDNKVKELTQEVERLKNRLKQLEIVEDDLKNSESKNDELHEKFQMERTRARQLNEQVEQLQTQLCGKGGLGRNGTSNVDKRGNVSTNICPNNAAKILENGKAENEEVGVKGCFRQEKPKFRSAATVSEPSSPKHRNRDLSPQKGKETKLRSKDPNHSEGSSPKSVRTAQSPAHKNRRTPKTPATAISSDDGTRDTRRGSEEKMSGAAPCSVNASSSEIKKAPVLSRYPPAAHDQKPLRMAHKPTDGDNKKSRAEKFSKLYLGSDSESNNSDIVPESSSTFNSSSAFEKDTASASDQESTDQVQESVSASVASTLSKANGAYGAFRSHATPPLSNEQESEGHSSASETESTGSRPSEPEPVPETTTSTVGRRAATSKYPRYAGVHDSNSEGSSPRSSFDEELHNRTLFAEGGHQGPAQTPSGIEIQRVCSPREALRSNAVIKPAIVEIDRKEVMMAELLATNGKPNISTKPVVATTGKMTSSITIYPSDPSSSRTSSRSSSVSSEPVLVKERHTSTSNIVIGPSSGSVSIPYEISIPKSEIASRSCPDQDCVADEHSDASSRSKPRDSSRVESTASHLCCQRGNFSLQSLDPPAADFNDTESGFESSSSTTVTSWRHQRQSRHSQADSLPDATNVTVRSTWKNLGTPSADETGEGRGGARTTTDGGSEDEAEVATTWRAYRATTFDTEETTNSGTGGGGSAEAQRGAKPSPAEMYMRRISSVVETPVVHRGKRSTSPTMEARGLGRSVPHAPVTAQSWGRAYTQQPQAADGAEQSPNPSPSPASWSRQIPGSDSPHPGSSHDRASRTAGASSRGDPWSSRGQGSGARAEGRSGAGIRPWNHRHPEPH is encoded by the exons ATGTCTGACCATAAAGACGTGACGCATCGCCACCTGCGGCACAAGCTCCAGAATCTCAGCCGAAGACTCGATGAACTGGAAGAAGCAACCAACAAGCTGCAGAAGTCTGAGGATGAGCTACTGGACCTACAG GACAAAGTCATCCAGGGAGAAGGCAGCAACTCATCCCTGCTTGGAGATGTGGAGGACCTTAGGAAACGTCTCCTAAAGATCCAGGGTAAGGATGAGGAGGTACGCAAAGCTGAGGACCTCTGCCGCACGGTCAGAGTGAAactggaagaagaggaaagccTGACCAAGGAGCTAAAGGCCGAGATTGAAAGTCTACAGCGGAGGATGGCAGAACTTGAGAAACTGGAAGAAGCTTTTGGGAAAAGCAAGTCTGACTGCAGCCAGCTCTGCCTGAGCCTGAATGAGGAAAAGAACTTGACCAAGAAGCTCTCGTCAGAGTTGGAGGCTCTCAAAGCACGTCtgaaggaggtggagggctCTGAGACGAAGCTGGATAGAGCAGAGCAGGCTTTGGCCATGGATCTTGAGAAACTCAAAGGATTCACCCAAACCTTCATCAGTGAGCGCAAGAGGCTGGTAGAGAAACAaagggaggatgagaagatCATTCTGAAGCTGACAGAAAAGTTGGAGCACCAGAAGAATTGCCTTGGCCTGGCTGCAGACCCTGGTCGTGCAGATTTCATGAGGTCACGCATTGAGGATGAGCTTTCATCCACAGGGCTCCTCACGAGTAAACTGGCTGGATGCAAAAAGAGCCTCGAGTACTTGAAGTTGGCTGATGACAACATCAGCCTTGTGAACAAATCTGAAAATGAGAAGAACAGCGGTCTGGAAGGCTCGCAGGATGAGGACAACAAAGTAAAGGAGCTGACACAGGAAGTAGAGAGACTGAAGAATCGCCTTAAACAGCTGGAGATCGTGGAGGATGATCTAAAGAACTCTGAGTCCAAAAATGATGAACTTCATGAGAAGTTCCAGATGGAACGAACACGTGCTCGCCAACTGAACGAGCAGGTGGAACAGCTCCAGACGCAACTGTGCGGAAAAGGTGGACTCGGAAGAAATGGAACCAGTAATGTGGATAAACGCGGCAACGTAAGCACTAACATTTGCCCCAACAACGCCGCTAAGATCTTGGAGAATGGCAAAGCTGAGAATGAAGAGGTTGGCGTGAAGGGATGTTTCAGACAAGAGAAGCCCAAATTTAGGAGTGCGGCAACTGTCTCAGAGCCGAGTTCCCCCAAACACAGGAACAGGGATCTCTCGCCCCAAAAAGGGAAGGAGACAAAGCTGAGGAGCAAAGATCCCAACCACTCCGAGGGGAGCTCTCCTAAGTCTGTGAGGACAGCCCAGAGTCCTGCGCACAAGAATAGAAGGACACCCAAAACCCCAGCGACTGCGATTTCTTCTGATGATGGAACAAGAGACACGAGACGAGGCAGTGAGGAAAAGATGAGCGGAGCCGCTCCCTGCTCTGTAAACGCATCTTCTAGTGAGATTAAGAAAGCGCCTGTTCTTAGCCGCTATCCTCCTGCAGCTCATGACCAGAAGCCACTTAGGATGGCTCACAAACCGACCGATGGGGATAATAAAAAGAGCAGAGCAGAGAAGTTTTCAAAGCTGTACTTGGGTAGTGATAGTGAATCAAACAACTCTGATATAGTGCCTGAAAGTTCTAGTACCTTCAACAGTAGCTCTGCTTTCGAGAAGGACACTGCGTCTGCTTCAGATCAGGAATCGACAGACCAAGTGCAGGAATCTGTCTCTGCATCTGTCGCCTCCACCCTGTCCAAAGCCAATGGCGCCTACGGAGCCTTCAGGTCCCACGCTACTCCACCGTTGTCCAACGAGCAGGAGTCGGAAGGTCATTCATCGGCCTCTGAAACGGAATCGACTGGTTCAAGGCCCTCCGAACCAGAGCCTGTACCTGAGACGACGACTTCTACCGTCGGCAGGAGAGCCGCGACCTCCAAATATCCGAGATACGCCGGTGTCCACGACTCAAATTCAGAGGGTTCCTCTCCCAGGAGCTCGTTTGATGAAGAGCTCCACAACAGAACACTGTTCGCCGAGGGAGGCCACCAGGGGCCCGCACAGACGCCGTCGGGCATTGAGATCCAGCGAGTGTGCAGCCCGCGCGAGGCGCTGAGGTCCAACGCTGTCATCAAGCCGGCGATCGTCGAGATCGACAGGAAGGAAGTGATGATGGCCGAACTTTTGGCTACAAATGGCAAACCTAACATCTCCACCAAACCTGTCGTGGCCACCACTGGTAAAATGACCAGTAGTATAACCATCTACCCCAGCGACCCAAGCTCTTCCAGAACGAGCAGTCGCAGCAGCAGCGTGTCCAGTGAGCCCGTGTTGGTCAAAGAACGCCACACCTCCACCAGTAACATCGTCATAG GCCCCAGCAGCGGCAGCGTCTCCATCCCATACGAGATCTCCATTCCCAAAAGTGAGATCGCCTCGCGGTCGTGCCCGGACCAGGACTGCGTAGCGGACGAGCACAGCGACGCGTCGTCGAGATCAAAGCCCCGCGACTCGTCCAGAGTCGAGTCCACCGCCAGCCACTTGTGCTGCCAACGCGGCAACTTCAGCCTCCAGTCCCTGGACCCCCCCGCTGCGGACTTCAACGACACCGAGTCGGGCtttgagagcagcagcagcaccacggTCACCAGCTGGCGGCACCAAAGACAAAGCCGGCACTCCCAAGCAGACAGTTTACCAGACGCGACGAACGTGACCGTGAGAAGCACCTGGAAGAACCTGGGCACGCCGTCGGCGGACGAGACGGGCGAGGGAAGAGGAGGCGCGAGGACGACGACCGACGGGGGGTCTGAGGATGAAGCGGAGGTCGCGACGACGTGGAGGGCTTACCGGGCGACCACCTTCGATACAGAAGAAACGACAAACAGCGGAACGGGAGGCGGTGGGAGCGCTGAGGCCCAGAGGGGAGCCAAGCCGTCCCCTGCAGAG ATGTACATGCGTAGGATCAGCAGCGTGGTGGAGACCCCCGTGGTTCACAGAGGCAAACGCTCGACGTCTCCCACCATGGAAGCGAGAGGCCTGGGGAGGTCCGTACCCCACGCACCTGTCACCGCTCAGTCCTGGGGCCGAGCCTACACGCAACAGCCGCAG gcTGCTGACGGCGCAGAGCAGAGTCCAAACCCGAGCCCCAGTCCGGCCTCCTGGAGTCGGCAGATACCCGGCAGCGACTCTCCTCACCCGGGGAGCTCTCATGACCGGGCGTCCAGGACAGCGGGGGCCTCCTCCAGAGGGGACCCGTGGTCCAGTCGGGGacaagggtcaggggcccgagCCGAAGGGAGGAGCGGAGCGGGGATCCGGCCGTGGAATCATCGTCACCCGGAGCCCCATTAG
- the luzp1 gene encoding leucine zipper protein 1 isoform X1, with protein sequence MSDHKDVTHRHLRHKLQNLSRRLDELEEATNKLQKSEDELLDLQDKVIQGEGSNSSLLGDVEDLRKRLLKIQGKDEEVRKAEDLCRTVRVKLEEEESLTKELKAEIESLQRRMAELEKLEEAFGKSKSDCSQLCLSLNEEKNLTKKLSSELEALKARLKEVEGSETKLDRAEQALAMDLEKLKGFTQTFISERKRLVEKQREDEKIILKLTEKLEHQKNCLGLAADPGRADFMRSRIEDELSSTGLLTSKLAGCKKSLEYLKLADDNISLVNKSENEKNSGLEGSQDEDNKVKELTQEVERLKNRLKQLEIVEDDLKNSESKNDELHEKFQMERTRARQLNEQVEQLQTQLCGKGGLGRNGTSNVDKRGNVSTNICPNNAAKILENGKAENEEVGVKGCFRQEKPKFRSAATVSEPSSPKHRNRDLSPQKGKETKLRSKDPNHSEGSSPKSVRTAQSPAHKNRRTPKTPATAISSDDGTRDTRRGSEEKMSGAAPCSVNASSSEIKKAPVLSRYPPAAHDQKPLRMAHKPTDGDNKKSRAEKFSKLYLGSDSESNNSDIVPESSSTFNSSSAFEKDTASASDQESTDQVQESVSASVASTLSKANGAYGAFRSHATPPLSNEQESEGHSSASETESTGSRPSEPEPVPETTTSTVGRRAATSKYPRYAGVHDSNSEGSSPRSSFDEELHNRTLFAEGGHQGPAQTPSGIEIQRVCSPREALRSNAVIKPAIVEIDRKEVMMAELLATNGKPNISTKPVVATTGKMTSSITIYPSDPSSSRTSSRSSSVSSEPVLVKERHTSTSNIVIGKKGPSSGSVSIPYEISIPKSEIASRSCPDQDCVADEHSDASSRSKPRDSSRVESTASHLCCQRGNFSLQSLDPPAADFNDTESGFESSSSTTVTSWRHQRQSRHSQADSLPDATNVTVRSTWKNLGTPSADETGEGRGGARTTTDGGSEDEAEVATTWRAYRATTFDTEETTNSGTGGGGSAEAQRGAKPSPAEMYMRRISSVVETPVVHRGKRSTSPTMEARGLGRSVPHAPVTAQSWGRAYTQQPQAADGAEQSPNPSPSPASWSRQIPGSDSPHPGSSHDRASRTAGASSRGDPWSSRGQGSGARAEGRSGAGIRPWNHRHPEPH encoded by the exons ATGTCTGACCATAAAGACGTGACGCATCGCCACCTGCGGCACAAGCTCCAGAATCTCAGCCGAAGACTCGATGAACTGGAAGAAGCAACCAACAAGCTGCAGAAGTCTGAGGATGAGCTACTGGACCTACAG GACAAAGTCATCCAGGGAGAAGGCAGCAACTCATCCCTGCTTGGAGATGTGGAGGACCTTAGGAAACGTCTCCTAAAGATCCAGGGTAAGGATGAGGAGGTACGCAAAGCTGAGGACCTCTGCCGCACGGTCAGAGTGAAactggaagaagaggaaagccTGACCAAGGAGCTAAAGGCCGAGATTGAAAGTCTACAGCGGAGGATGGCAGAACTTGAGAAACTGGAAGAAGCTTTTGGGAAAAGCAAGTCTGACTGCAGCCAGCTCTGCCTGAGCCTGAATGAGGAAAAGAACTTGACCAAGAAGCTCTCGTCAGAGTTGGAGGCTCTCAAAGCACGTCtgaaggaggtggagggctCTGAGACGAAGCTGGATAGAGCAGAGCAGGCTTTGGCCATGGATCTTGAGAAACTCAAAGGATTCACCCAAACCTTCATCAGTGAGCGCAAGAGGCTGGTAGAGAAACAaagggaggatgagaagatCATTCTGAAGCTGACAGAAAAGTTGGAGCACCAGAAGAATTGCCTTGGCCTGGCTGCAGACCCTGGTCGTGCAGATTTCATGAGGTCACGCATTGAGGATGAGCTTTCATCCACAGGGCTCCTCACGAGTAAACTGGCTGGATGCAAAAAGAGCCTCGAGTACTTGAAGTTGGCTGATGACAACATCAGCCTTGTGAACAAATCTGAAAATGAGAAGAACAGCGGTCTGGAAGGCTCGCAGGATGAGGACAACAAAGTAAAGGAGCTGACACAGGAAGTAGAGAGACTGAAGAATCGCCTTAAACAGCTGGAGATCGTGGAGGATGATCTAAAGAACTCTGAGTCCAAAAATGATGAACTTCATGAGAAGTTCCAGATGGAACGAACACGTGCTCGCCAACTGAACGAGCAGGTGGAACAGCTCCAGACGCAACTGTGCGGAAAAGGTGGACTCGGAAGAAATGGAACCAGTAATGTGGATAAACGCGGCAACGTAAGCACTAACATTTGCCCCAACAACGCCGCTAAGATCTTGGAGAATGGCAAAGCTGAGAATGAAGAGGTTGGCGTGAAGGGATGTTTCAGACAAGAGAAGCCCAAATTTAGGAGTGCGGCAACTGTCTCAGAGCCGAGTTCCCCCAAACACAGGAACAGGGATCTCTCGCCCCAAAAAGGGAAGGAGACAAAGCTGAGGAGCAAAGATCCCAACCACTCCGAGGGGAGCTCTCCTAAGTCTGTGAGGACAGCCCAGAGTCCTGCGCACAAGAATAGAAGGACACCCAAAACCCCAGCGACTGCGATTTCTTCTGATGATGGAACAAGAGACACGAGACGAGGCAGTGAGGAAAAGATGAGCGGAGCCGCTCCCTGCTCTGTAAACGCATCTTCTAGTGAGATTAAGAAAGCGCCTGTTCTTAGCCGCTATCCTCCTGCAGCTCATGACCAGAAGCCACTTAGGATGGCTCACAAACCGACCGATGGGGATAATAAAAAGAGCAGAGCAGAGAAGTTTTCAAAGCTGTACTTGGGTAGTGATAGTGAATCAAACAACTCTGATATAGTGCCTGAAAGTTCTAGTACCTTCAACAGTAGCTCTGCTTTCGAGAAGGACACTGCGTCTGCTTCAGATCAGGAATCGACAGACCAAGTGCAGGAATCTGTCTCTGCATCTGTCGCCTCCACCCTGTCCAAAGCCAATGGCGCCTACGGAGCCTTCAGGTCCCACGCTACTCCACCGTTGTCCAACGAGCAGGAGTCGGAAGGTCATTCATCGGCCTCTGAAACGGAATCGACTGGTTCAAGGCCCTCCGAACCAGAGCCTGTACCTGAGACGACGACTTCTACCGTCGGCAGGAGAGCCGCGACCTCCAAATATCCGAGATACGCCGGTGTCCACGACTCAAATTCAGAGGGTTCCTCTCCCAGGAGCTCGTTTGATGAAGAGCTCCACAACAGAACACTGTTCGCCGAGGGAGGCCACCAGGGGCCCGCACAGACGCCGTCGGGCATTGAGATCCAGCGAGTGTGCAGCCCGCGCGAGGCGCTGAGGTCCAACGCTGTCATCAAGCCGGCGATCGTCGAGATCGACAGGAAGGAAGTGATGATGGCCGAACTTTTGGCTACAAATGGCAAACCTAACATCTCCACCAAACCTGTCGTGGCCACCACTGGTAAAATGACCAGTAGTATAACCATCTACCCCAGCGACCCAAGCTCTTCCAGAACGAGCAGTCGCAGCAGCAGCGTGTCCAGTGAGCCCGTGTTGGTCAAAGAACGCCACACCTCCACCAGTAACATCGTCATAGGTAAGAAAG GCCCCAGCAGCGGCAGCGTCTCCATCCCATACGAGATCTCCATTCCCAAAAGTGAGATCGCCTCGCGGTCGTGCCCGGACCAGGACTGCGTAGCGGACGAGCACAGCGACGCGTCGTCGAGATCAAAGCCCCGCGACTCGTCCAGAGTCGAGTCCACCGCCAGCCACTTGTGCTGCCAACGCGGCAACTTCAGCCTCCAGTCCCTGGACCCCCCCGCTGCGGACTTCAACGACACCGAGTCGGGCtttgagagcagcagcagcaccacggTCACCAGCTGGCGGCACCAAAGACAAAGCCGGCACTCCCAAGCAGACAGTTTACCAGACGCGACGAACGTGACCGTGAGAAGCACCTGGAAGAACCTGGGCACGCCGTCGGCGGACGAGACGGGCGAGGGAAGAGGAGGCGCGAGGACGACGACCGACGGGGGGTCTGAGGATGAAGCGGAGGTCGCGACGACGTGGAGGGCTTACCGGGCGACCACCTTCGATACAGAAGAAACGACAAACAGCGGAACGGGAGGCGGTGGGAGCGCTGAGGCCCAGAGGGGAGCCAAGCCGTCCCCTGCAGAG ATGTACATGCGTAGGATCAGCAGCGTGGTGGAGACCCCCGTGGTTCACAGAGGCAAACGCTCGACGTCTCCCACCATGGAAGCGAGAGGCCTGGGGAGGTCCGTACCCCACGCACCTGTCACCGCTCAGTCCTGGGGCCGAGCCTACACGCAACAGCCGCAG gcTGCTGACGGCGCAGAGCAGAGTCCAAACCCGAGCCCCAGTCCGGCCTCCTGGAGTCGGCAGATACCCGGCAGCGACTCTCCTCACCCGGGGAGCTCTCATGACCGGGCGTCCAGGACAGCGGGGGCCTCCTCCAGAGGGGACCCGTGGTCCAGTCGGGGacaagggtcaggggcccgagCCGAAGGGAGGAGCGGAGCGGGGATCCGGCCGTGGAATCATCGTCACCCGGAGCCCCATTAG